A window of Strix aluco isolate bStrAlu1 chromosome 2, bStrAlu1.hap1, whole genome shotgun sequence contains these coding sequences:
- the GAP43 gene encoding neuromodulin: MLCCMRRTKQVEKNEDGDQKIEQDGIKPEDKAHKAATKIQASFRGHITRKKLKGEKKGDAPASETDAADKKEEGPAGGAAENKESEAPTATEAAAADSAQLEEGSKDSSAPAEEKKGDGATDTGSEQPAPQAATPAASSEEKPAAAAETESATKASTDNSPSLKADEAQDKEEPKQADVPAADTTATTTPAAEDATAKATVQPQMETVESSQTEEKTDAVEETKPTESAQQEEVKEEESKADQENA; this comes from the exons GTTGAAAAAAATGAGGACGGGGACCAAAAGATCGAGCAAGATGGTATCAAACCAGAAGATAAAGCTCATAAGGCAGCCACCAAAATCCAGGCCAGCTTCCGTGGACACATAACAAGGAAAAAGCTCAagggggagaagaagggagaTGCCCCGGCATCTGAGACTGATGCCGCTGACAAGAAGGAGGAAGGCCCTGCTGGCGGAGCAGCCGAGAACAAAGAGAGCGAGGCTCCCACTGCCACAGAAGCGGCTGCCGCTGACAGTGCCcagctggaggagggcagcaaagACAGCAGCGCGCCAGcggaggagaaaaaaggagatggAGCCACCGACACGGGCTCAGAGCAGCCAGCCCCACAGGCTGCCACTCCTGCTGCCTCCTCGGAGGAAAAGCCCGCTGCTGCCGCCGAAACGGAAAGTGCCACTAAAGCTTCCACTGATAACTCGCCGTCCTTGAAGGCTGACGAAGCCCAAGACAAAGAGGAGCCTAAACAAGCCGACGTGCCTGCTGCTGacaccactgccaccaccacccCTGCCGCAGAGGATGCTACTGCCAAGGCAACAGTGCAACCCCAAATGGAGACAGTGGAGAGCAGCCAAACCGAAGAGAAGACAG ATGCTGTAGAAGAAACCAAACCTACTGAAAGTGCCCAGCAGGAAGAGGTGAAAGAAGAAGAGAGCAAGGCGGACCAAGAAAATGCCTGA